A genomic segment from Triplophysa dalaica isolate WHDGS20190420 chromosome 22, ASM1584641v1, whole genome shotgun sequence encodes:
- the purg gene encoding uncharacterized protein purg isoform X1, which yields MERRKQEEIEVSTSPQTTGTLALKNFTIPRKKRTSGQVVLEWCPEECRDYTLIQSKLRDSRLDTRKDRTNTWIWKDVHLVHNDQLLQKFSEKRAEMRANGRHGREMEERFCFLVASDQDMPHMYQDGLKVGSSAQNTLGKPAHGVYLFRHVDVALKSSTSTSATHLLIFKVLYGKVRKIAPNWKKTQDPIVSFDCHMSKDAVSPRDTPIQQNIGSSVFLFDFDENQELNERPRQCLPYAVVSYAPATSVILTTSPNLPFSPTSHTDRFQACTVAQRKGKGDTATITFKHFGTTQNPGVDYLYQKTDVQSIPISHNSILHHTTVSQNLLREEENHKLNTAGMRETWDKSDTTPQSPIDQVSTIVYSSRSVRDPRLSRREANQHSNFSEAETSRTASRNENGSQNEDENSGFVTATSESGPNEPSNIECSLQCSLNICVHMQKQKAETLPSIKLFKMKFQKYAKYFRLNEEERQNKIWSLENMSPEQKQTLLDRIQFYEVYYQKYKKGLLYQNANGAETEETSSLSLKQPQENHIMLSQSDVSQTINKKGNNSSETTCFVDSRNSDNTYINRSKHQHDSEHCAGMLPENRQDQEYVQHLNGCLVSNPFLEVGSLNLNLMNEKKFLKEQAPSSCSFREKDNQNIKHRSEPSKGTGEHSGNESGPVELVESPDHESVNMFADNITAMDIANFVEVSSCGMSEKGKPISAMAERRKQDGQNYRSFFSPDSISPELNMATLQENSSTHIGLYQRLQLDELFPSQNGEQIFSSRAYLTPRVTPTCTKDPHLIVTLKANNTPAHTAGRIALSERFSKLGSCQKKTSALVKEYNKTVSCNVKLIKLLEKRYNTTKLHAKCRSLNKPQTSTLALGRSLRTKYVKKRHFWKAKTSICTNMVSTESAHEAAHRTTTSDKTSHTSKLDLPESTDEEPDTNLSKMSHTSDAACDEQQLHIQVSQKASAITSLLQDVCSPINDLIPSPGFKTSSETKEEETKPVEPLLLDSFCTNTDKPTDDITVNTIPVIVNEVEQVKDNANENKTSLIKHDSKEDISQDYESTFTREKSVLQEVTSHMTSAPLCRPELDSEKLSEDVKTSESLSSFSQPMTLLNPESKVMCDSEVEYVETSEINIPNNNESCTDSSGGWAIDTETISQVEVLMEEGTSDLQPCTKRAWKCTSNNVADPTDENSSSSGQCEMASEHQNSINTSLPDVKVSDTKHASAAMIKENCNFSRPEQNQNYDVDSPETQLISKLRDYLTKFESSVKKQEATNEGLREKPLVWITLDSTAHKQQLADKGQYRSRPDDEAQTGPDVFLLVPAESKRGRSSQAKRTSKHKSKRARWSLCPSVSPDSTSALDTLKETSSQPSVNNGTAAPTEVSLSNEAKPQLMQSKESTSSIICSQDPVDTCGNSECKPHANREMVDDGDVSSSFVSSDLSISDVLKTLKMADQTSSLAELGSLRAKCKNMLQQFILRFERDQIVSFNRSFVSRNLIIEQYLDHPPAHVDLKYEAVNSYLELQMMMEAWQFVENKMNFLKNKPTFRSLLWYDPSLYGELYKGEVGFQQQSSLFTSFQKMLAQEGYTKLQEYYMTHVSRIYQQLLVNPDASYYMYLKSKREVFEIEAALRNPHDVKYFFLSVPLTAMINFGDSLESLENVHKVIMSFVETPSDQLPGTFDVGKAEHLSITCRYLQEKAFFIRSCKETLTKVSWFGIEHLLYDASKILIWQDAGQGVSNEVLKMYKNSNPQIIFGVTESGVTLVNKVQQPHLSVDGAEKSAEKQTDASQKHKPSQSIIPQTVNSGTEADYSVCKRRETHPGITPRTINDNCANPLYQAPSAHAGNSTRFPTPLQNNTSVHWGMMNRSVLHTWNAPSTSHVQSEIKSFLTRRRGSSSHADQRTTLSDVRRVPAVREQKWPLMSAPQTTSQAHSFVSRPRFQSVKHQQTSTASHCPVPSKEQANRFSLAMAQPFSLPNFCPNANFVSPHSLSRVPVPNTLPAISYPYFLLNGQTYTTDSTVAPHPYTRYYPNTV from the exons ATGGAGAGAAGAAAGCAGGAGGAGATCGAGGTCTCCACATCACCTCAGACAACAGGAACCCTAGCACTGAAGAACTTCACTATACCCAGAAAGAAACGGACCTCTGGACAAG TTGTATTGGAATGGTGTCCAGAAGAGTGTCGAGATTACACTCTCATACAGTCAAAACTGAGAGATTCTAGGTTGGACACGAGAAAAGACCGCACAAACACATGGATCTGGAAAGATGTCCATTTAGTGCACAATGACCAGCTTCTTCAAAAGTTTTCAGAAAAGAG GGCAGAGATGCGTGCCAACGGAAGACACGGGAGAGAAATGGAGGAAAGATTCTGTTTTTTGGTTGCATCAGATCAAGACATGCCTCACATGTATCAGGATGGTCTGAAGGTCGGCAGCTCCGCCCAAAACACCCTGGGAAAGCCAGCACATGGAGTATATTTGTTTAGACATGTTGATGTTGCATTGAAGTCATCAACCAGCACAAGTGCAACACATCTGTTGATTTTCAAG GTTCTTTATGGAAAGGTGAGAAAAATTGCACCGAACTGGAAGAAAACTCAGGATCCCATAGTCAGCTTTGACTGTCACATGTCGAAAGATGCCGTGTCCCCTCGAGATACTCCTATCCAGCAAAACATCGGCTCTTCT GTTTTTCTGTTTGACTTTGATGAAAACCAGGAGCTGAACGAAAGACCCCGGCAGTGTTTGCCGTATGCTGTCGTTTCATATGCTCCTGCCACCAGTGTCATTCTGACCACATCACCGAACTTACCATTCTCACCTACAAGTCATA CCGACCGTTTTCAGGCGTGTACTGTGGCTCAGAGAAAAGGAAAAGGAGACACTGCCACAATCACTTTCAAACACTTCGGCACAACTCAGAATCCAGGAGTCGACTATCTATATCAGAAGACCGATGTGCAAAGCATTCCCATCAGCCACAACTCAATACTACATCACACTACTGTCTCCCAAAACCTGCTGCGAGAGGAAGAAAATCACAAACTAAACACTGCTGGGATGCGAGAAACATGGGACAAATCGGACACAACACCTCAAAGTCCAATAGATCAAGTTTCCACAATAGTATATTCCTCCCGCTCGGTGAGGGATCCTCGTCTGTCTAGACGAGAAGCAAATCAACACAGCAATTTCTCAGAGGCAGAAACCTCACGCACAGCCTCCAGAAACGAAAATGGCTCTCAAAACGAAGATGAAAATTCTGGATTTGTTACAGCTACATCAGAGTCCGGTCCAAACGAGCCATCAAATATTGAGTGTTCCCTACAATGCTCTCTCAACATATGTGTgcatatgcaaaaacaaaaagcagAAACACTGCCttcaataaagctttttaaaatgaagttcCAGAAATATGCTAAATATTTCAGGCTGAATGAGGAGgagaggcaaaacaaaatctGGTCACTAGAAAACATGTCACCAGAGCAAAAGCAAACATTATTAGACCGTATACAATTCTACGAGGTTTATTATCAGAAGTACAAGAAAGGGCTGCTTTATCAAAATGCCAATGGGGCAGAGACAGAGGAGACCTCCAGTTTATCTCTGAAACAACCCCAAGAAAATCACATTATGCTGTCACAGTCTGATGTGAGtcagacaataaataaaaaaggtaataATTCATCCGAAACAACATGTTTTGTTGACAGCAGAAACAGTGACAACACATACATAAATCGGAGCAAACATCAACATGATTCAGAACATTGTGCCGGGATGTTACCCGAGAACAGGCAGGATCAGGAGTATGTGCAACATCTTAATGGTTGTCTGGTTTCAAACCCATTTTTGGAAGTAGGATCCTTGAATCTCAATctcatgaatgaaaaaaaatttcTCAAGGAACAagcaccttcaagttgttcttTTAGAGAGAAGGAtaatcaaaacataaaacaccGAAGTGAACCCTCCAAAGGTACAGGAGAGCACTCTGGAAATGAATCTGGTCCGGTTGAATTGGTTGAAAGCCCGGATCATGAATCAGTCAATATGTTTGCAGACAACATCACAGCCATGGATATTGCAAACTTTGTTGAAGTCTCTAGCTGTGGGATGTCAGAAAAAGGGAAACCCATCTCTGCAATGGCAGAGAGGCGAAAACAGGATGGACAAAATTACAGAAGCTTTTTTTCCCCAGACTCAATATCACCAGAACTTAATATGGCAACATTACAAGAAAACAGCAGTACTCACATTGGACTGTACCAAAGACTTCAACTTGATGAACTGTTTCCAAGCCAAAATGGCGAGCAGATTTTCTCTTCCAGAGCTTACCTTACACCTAGAGTTACACCTACATGCACCAAAGATCCTCATCTCATAGTTACGTTAAAAGCCAACAATACACCTGCCCATACAGCAGGAAGAATTGCTCTCTCCGAACGCTTTTCAAAACTCGGAAgctgtcaaaaaaaaacatctgcccTGGTAAAGGAATATAACAAAACAGTGTCCTGTAATGTTAAACTGATAAAACTACTAGAAAAGAGGTACAATACGACTAAATTACATGCTAAATGCAGGAGCTTGAATAAACCTCAGACCTCAACTCTCGCTCTAGGTCGCTCTCTAAGGACAAAATATGTCAAGAAGAGGCATTTTTGGAAAGCAAAAACATCTATTTGCACAAATATGGTGTCAACTGAGAGTGCCCATGAAGCAGCACATAGGACGACAACATCAGACAAAACATCACATACCTCTAAGCTAGATCTCCCAGAAAGTACTGATGAGGAACCAGACACCAATTTGAGTAAAATGTCCCACACATCTGATGCTGCCTGTGACGAACAACAGTTACACATCCAGGTTAGTCAGAAGGCTAGTGCAATTACAAGTCTATTGCAAGACGTTTGTAGTCCAATCAATGACCTCATACCATCGCCTGGATTTAAGACCAGTTCTGAGACCAAAGAGGAAGAAACAAAACCTGTAGAACCACTTCTGTTAGATTCATTCTGTACTAACACGGACAAGCCAACAGATGATATAACTGTAAACACAATTCCAGTAATAGTGAACGAAGTCGAGCAGGTTAAAGACAATGCAAATGAAAATAAGACCTCTTTAATCAAACATGATAGCAAGGAAGACATAAGCCAAGACTATGAGAGTACATTTACAAGGGAAAAAAGTGTGttacaggaagtgacatcacacaTGACATCAGCTCCGTTATGTAGACCGGAACTCGATTCAGAGAAATTGTCAGAAGATGTGAAAACTTCTGAGAGCCTGAGTTCATTCAGTCAGCCGATGACACTCTTAAATCCAGAATCCAAAGTGATGTGTGATAGTGAAGTGGAATATGTAGAAACTAGTGAAATAAATATCCCAAATAACAATGAGTCTTGTACCGACTCGAGTGGTGGTTGGGCTATTGATACAGAGACGATCAGTCAAGTGGAAGTGTTGATGGAAGAGGGTACATCAGATTTACAGCCCTGCACTAAACGGGCTTGGAAATGTACTTCAAATAACGTTGCAGATCCTACTGATGAAAATTCTTCTTCGAGTGGCCAATGTGAGATGGCTTCAGAACACCAAAACAGCATCAACACAAGTTTGCCTGATGTTAAAGTTTCAGATACCAAACATGCAAGCGCCGCcatgataaaagaaaactgtaatttttccaGACCAGAACAAAACCAAAACTATGACGTTGACTCTCCAGAAACACAGCTCATTTCGAAGTTGAGAGATTATTTGACCAAATTTGAGTCCAGCGTCAAGAAACAAGAAGCAACGAATGAAGGTCTGAGGGAGAAACCATTGGTGTGGATAACTCTTGACAGCACAGCTCATAAACAGCAGTTAGCTGATAAAGGCCAATACAGGAGTAGGCCTGACGATGAAGCTCAAACCGGGCCTGATGTGTTTTTACTAGTGCCTGCTGAATCCAAGAGAGGCAGATCTTctcaagccaaacgaaccagtAAGCATAAATCCAAGAGAGCAAGGTGGAGCTTGTGTCCTAGTGTGAGTCCTGACAGCACCAGCGCTCTCGACACGCTCAAAGAAACAAGTTCTCAACCCTCGGTGAACAACGGGACAGCAGCTCCCACAGAAGTCTCCCTCAGTAATGAAGCCAAACCACAATTGATGCAAAGTAAAGAATCTACAAGTTCCATCATCTGCTCCCAAGACCCAGTGGACACCTGTGGGAACAGCGAATGCAAGCCGCATGCAAATCGAGAAATGGTTGATGACGGCGATGTCAGCAGCTCATTTGTCTCCAGTGATTTGAGTATCAGCGACGTTTTGAAAACTCTTAAAATGGCAGATCAAACAAGCTCCTTAGCTGAACTGGGATCTCTGCGAGCTAAATGCAAGAACATGCTGCAGCAGTTCATCTTAAGATTCGAACGAGATCAGATCGTTTCATTCAATCGATCTTTTGTTTCAAGGAATCTCATCATAGAGCAATATTTAGACCATCCGCCCGCACATGTAGATCTTAAGTACGAAGCGGTCAATTCTTACCTGGAGTTGCAGATGATGATGGAAGCATGGCAGtttgtagaaaataaaatgaactttctGAAAAACAAGCCTACATTTCGGAGTTTGCTTTGGTACGATCCTTCTCTTTACGGTGAACTCTATAAGGGGGAGGTTGGGTTTCAGCAGCAGTCGTCATTGTTTACCTCTTTCCAGAAGATGTTGGCACAGGAGGGCTACACTAAACTGCAGGAGTACTACATGACACATGTTTCCAGAATATACCAGCAGTTACTCGTAAACCCTGATGCATCCTACTACATGTATCTGAAAAGCAAGCGTGAGGTGTTCGAGATAGAAGCTGCTCTCAGGAATCCACACGAtgtcaaatacttttttttgtccGTACCGTTGACTGCAATGATCAATTTCGGAGACAGTTTGGAAAGTTTAGAAAATGTGCACAAAGTTATAATGTCTTTTGTTGAAACACCATCAGATCAGTTGCCAGGGACATTTGATGTGGGGAAAGCAGAGCATCTGTCCATCACGTGCAGATACCTGCAAGAAAAGGCCTTTTTTATAAGGTCCTGCAAAGAAACCCTAACCAAAGTGTCATGGTTTGGGATTGAGCACCTTCTTTATGACGCCTCTAAGATCCTCATATGGCAAGACGCGGGTCAAGGGGTGTCGAATGAAGTCCTCAAAATGTATAAGAATTCAAATCCTCAAATAATATTTGGGGTGACCGAGTCTGGTGTCACTCTTGTGAATAAAGTGCAGCAACCCCATCTATCTGTGGACGGAGCAGAGAAGTCAGCGGAAAAACAAACCGATGCTTCCCAGAAACACAAACCCTCTCAATCCATCATTCCACAG ACTGTTAATTCTGGAACGGAGGCAGATTATTCAGTGTGTAAAAGAAG GGAAACTCATCCAGGCATAACACCACGTACCATAAATGATAATTGTGCCAACCCACTGTACCAAGCTCCATCAGCCCACGCTGGAAACTCAACCCGGTTCCCCACTCCTCTTCAAAACAACACTTCAGTGCATTGGGGAATGATGAACAGAAGTGTGTTACACACCTGGAACGCACCTTCAACATCTCACGTACAATCTGAAATCAAGTCTTTTCTCACTAGAAGACGAGGAAGTTCATCACACGCTGACCAGAGAACCACTTTATCAGACGTACGGAGAGTTCCTGCGGTCAGGGAGCAGAAGTGGCCTTTAATGTCGGCTCCCCAAACAACTTCACAAGCACATTCGTTTGTTTCACGCCCCCGATTCCAGAGTGTTAAACATCAACAAACTAGCACTGCATCTCATTGTCCTGTGCCCTCAAAAGAGCAAGCAAACCGCTTCTCTTTAGCCATGGCACAGCCGTTTAGTTTACCAAACTTCTGTCCGAATGCAAATTTCGTGTCACCTCATTCTCTCTCACGTGTCCCTGTACCCAACACGCTTCCAGCAATTAGCTACCCCTACTTTCTTCTGAACGGACAAACATACACCACTGACTCCACTGTAGCCCCTCATCCTTATACTAGATACTATCCTAACACCGTTTAG